In one window of Leptospira sp. WS92.C1 DNA:
- a CDS encoding DUF1361 domain-containing protein, producing the protein MIRNRLHMILPAASLFLCCLLSVILIELRMSISGKKSYMFLKWNLILALIPVLIAYFLLFYYKIRKRSIDFIFIFLILVWLVFFPNSPYIVSDFIHLKPKPGIPLWFDILLIFSFAWNGLFSGYLSLRIIHNVLDDKFNELISWIFILAVAPLAALGVYIGRFYRWNSWDIITNPFALYDDMIEIMIRLKENHRLLGILILMSISIFFGYLIIYSLTQFSSHFKKNEV; encoded by the coding sequence ATGATACGCAATCGGCTTCACATGATCTTACCCGCGGCCTCCTTATTTCTTTGCTGTCTTTTAAGCGTCATTTTAATCGAATTGAGAATGTCGATCAGCGGGAAAAAAAGTTATATGTTTTTAAAGTGGAATCTGATTTTAGCGCTGATTCCGGTATTGATTGCATATTTTCTTTTATTCTATTATAAAATCCGAAAGAGATCGATCGATTTCATTTTTATTTTTCTCATCCTGGTTTGGCTCGTTTTCTTTCCGAACTCTCCCTATATCGTCTCCGACTTTATCCATCTCAAACCCAAGCCGGGAATCCCCCTTTGGTTTGACATCTTGCTGATCTTTTCGTTTGCATGGAATGGACTTTTTTCAGGTTACTTATCTCTGAGAATCATTCATAACGTATTGGACGACAAGTTCAACGAGCTTATCAGTTGGATTTTTATCCTTGCGGTGGCGCCACTCGCCGCGTTAGGCGTTTATATCGGAAGATTTTACAGATGGAACTCTTGGGACATTATAACCAATCCCTTCGCGCTTTACGACGACATGATCGAGATTATGATCCGTCTCAAGGAAAATCATCGACTGTTGGGAATTTTGATCCTGATGTCTATATCGATTTTTTTCGGATATTTGATCATCTATTCTCTAACTCAATTTTCATCCCACTTTAAAAAAAATGAAGTTTAG
- a CDS encoding Ppx/GppA phosphatase family protein: MVQEKPLAAIDLGTNSFHMIIVRVRKNGTFEAIAREKESVRLGNKLQEGGNIDPDSFRRGIDCLKRFKVLAESAGAEVRAVATSALREASNQEEFLEAAYQEAGISIDVISGYEEARLIYFGILQGIPVFDRKIMMIDIGGGSTEVLVGHRGNILFSKSFKMGAIRLTEKFFKEETLSNSDIRKCRLYIKEMLLPFRKILRDLKPDLVVGSSGTIQSIAGMILAGKGETEEISLNNFEFSTPEFKRIRNLILEADTSKKRAKIPGLDGKRADIIVGGTLILEEIFDLANVQNLTVSEFALREGIVYDTIRKWEHFESTEHSKHLDDIRQTSVHNFMKTFSRDEEYSRHVADISLQIFDQLKHLHKLGQEERELLEAASLLHEIGQSISHSAYHKHGYYMIRNSEMLLGFTFLEIEIIALTARYHRKNIPRAKHREFSRLAEKNQTLVKQLSAILRISSALNRNRGGLVPSVNCKIEKNQIRFILKTAKGYDPSLEIWAAEEQKSAFEETYGYSVEFIAGQTV; the protein is encoded by the coding sequence ATGGTTCAGGAAAAACCTCTCGCCGCCATCGATCTAGGCACCAATTCATTCCATATGATCATCGTTCGGGTTCGTAAGAACGGCACCTTCGAAGCCATCGCCCGAGAAAAAGAATCGGTTCGTTTAGGCAATAAGCTACAGGAAGGAGGGAACATCGATCCGGACTCGTTTCGAAGAGGAATCGATTGCCTCAAACGTTTTAAAGTATTGGCCGAAAGCGCGGGAGCCGAAGTCAGAGCCGTTGCTACCAGCGCACTTAGAGAGGCATCCAATCAAGAAGAATTTTTAGAAGCCGCATATCAAGAAGCGGGGATCTCAATCGACGTCATCAGTGGATACGAAGAAGCCCGTCTGATCTACTTTGGAATTTTGCAAGGAATTCCAGTCTTCGATCGAAAGATCATGATGATCGACATCGGCGGAGGAAGCACGGAAGTTCTCGTCGGACACAGAGGAAACATTCTATTCTCCAAAAGTTTCAAGATGGGCGCGATCCGCTTGACTGAAAAATTCTTTAAGGAAGAAACCTTGTCCAACTCGGACATTCGAAAGTGCAGACTTTATATCAAAGAAATGCTTCTCCCCTTTCGAAAAATTCTCCGGGATCTGAAACCTGATTTGGTCGTCGGCTCTTCCGGGACGATCCAATCGATCGCGGGAATGATTCTCGCTGGAAAAGGAGAAACCGAAGAAATCTCCTTGAACAATTTCGAATTTTCAACACCCGAATTTAAAAGAATCCGAAACCTCATCCTGGAAGCGGATACTTCCAAAAAGAGAGCCAAGATCCCGGGACTGGACGGCAAACGTGCGGACATCATTGTGGGCGGAACCTTGATCCTGGAAGAAATCTTCGACCTCGCGAACGTGCAGAATCTGACCGTATCCGAGTTTGCACTCCGAGAAGGAATCGTGTATGACACAATTCGAAAATGGGAACATTTCGAAAGCACGGAACATTCCAAACACCTCGATGATATCCGTCAGACAAGCGTGCATAACTTTATGAAAACCTTTTCCAGGGACGAGGAATATTCGCGTCACGTTGCCGACATCAGTCTTCAGATCTTCGATCAACTGAAACATCTTCACAAACTCGGACAGGAAGAAAGGGAACTTTTAGAAGCCGCGTCTCTTCTTCACGAGATCGGCCAATCCATCTCGCATTCCGCGTATCACAAACACGGTTATTATATGATCCGAAATTCGGAGATGCTGTTGGGATTTACCTTTTTGGAAATCGAAATCATCGCACTCACCGCCCGCTATCATCGCAAAAACATCCCACGCGCAAAACACAGAGAATTTAGCAGACTCGCCGAAAAAAATCAAACCCTCGTGAAACAACTTTCCGCGATTTTAAGAATCAGCTCGGCGCTCAATCGAAATAGAGGCGGACTCGTTCCATCGGTGAATTGCAAGATCGAGAAAAATCAGATTCGTTTTATTCTCAAAACCGCAAAAGGGTATGATCCTTCCCTTGAAATCTGGGCGGCGGAAGAACAAAAATCCGCGTTTGAAGAAACCTACGGGTATTCCGTGGAATTTATCGCCGGGCAAACGGTTTAG
- a CDS encoding rod shape-determining protein, whose amino-acid sequence MIFDNLYALFSNDMGIDLGTANTLVHVKGQGIVLSEPSVVAVHAATGKVLAVGQEAKRMLGRTPGEIVAIRPMKDGVIADFETVEKMIRYFIAKVHNRTTFVKPRIVIGVPSGITEVERRAVRESAEQAGAREIFLIEEALAAAIGANIPINEPAGNMIVDIGGGTTEIAVISLGGMVIAESIRTGGDEFDEAIIKYLRNQYNLVVGERTAEDIKLTIGNAYPEKKAETMEVRGRDAISGLPRTLELESNEIRKALKEPTDEILDGIKRVLERTPPELASDIVERGIVLTGGGCLLRGLETYLSKETGVPVFRAENPLTCVVLGTGKYLDELKYIKPGIR is encoded by the coding sequence ATGATATTTGATAATCTCTATGCCCTGTTTTCCAATGATATGGGAATTGACCTGGGGACGGCAAATACACTGGTGCATGTAAAAGGACAGGGGATCGTCCTTTCTGAACCCTCCGTTGTAGCTGTTCATGCAGCTACCGGGAAAGTGTTGGCTGTAGGGCAGGAAGCAAAACGGATGTTGGGTAGAACACCCGGTGAGATCGTTGCGATCCGTCCGATGAAAGACGGGGTCATCGCCGACTTCGAAACCGTTGAAAAAATGATCCGCTATTTTATCGCGAAGGTGCATAACCGCACCACCTTCGTAAAACCGAGAATCGTAATCGGGGTTCCATCCGGTATCACCGAGGTGGAAAGACGCGCCGTTCGTGAATCCGCAGAACAAGCGGGTGCGAGAGAAATCTTTCTAATTGAAGAAGCGTTAGCCGCGGCGATCGGAGCCAACATCCCGATCAACGAACCCGCCGGAAATATGATCGTGGATATCGGCGGCGGAACCACCGAGATCGCAGTCATTTCTTTGGGGGGAATGGTAATCGCAGAATCCATTCGTACCGGCGGGGACGAATTTGACGAAGCGATCATCAAATATCTCAGAAACCAGTATAACCTGGTGGTCGGGGAAAGAACCGCGGAAGATATCAAACTTACGATTGGGAACGCGTATCCCGAGAAAAAGGCTGAAACCATGGAAGTTCGGGGACGGGATGCGATTTCCGGTCTTCCTAGAACTCTCGAGTTGGAATCCAATGAGATCCGCAAGGCGCTCAAAGAGCCGACCGACGAAATCCTCGACGGAATCAAACGAGTTTTGGAAAGAACTCCTCCAGAACTTGCATCCGATATCGTAGAAAGAGGAATTGTTCTTACAGGGGGCGGTTGTCTCTTGAGAGGGCTTGAAACCTATCTTTCTAAAGAAACCGGAGTGCCTGTTTTTCGTGCAGAGAACCCTCTTACTTGTGTGGTTCTTGGAACCGGAAAGTATCTGGACGAATTGAAATACATCAAGCCGGGAATCCGTTAA
- the mreC gene encoding rod shape-determining protein MreC, which produces MLWFQLSRSKETVSLLFCILFSILSLTFRSNVIVRGIASFQRVGDIVSGSIDSFGGFFKGAYNKLESFEAVRKERDSCVAVMEDYKLLPQDLEKANRENDSLRKELRFHSRQKYASLKAEVLSVRLNSIYRTIIIDKGSDAGLKPYMPVTARAVDQKGEIIEALVGKVIAVTGGSAVVQPLINSNFNMGVAMPDTNLWANLSGNSGRGTEALLNYIDSGIIIDPRVFGEYPMGPSEMIQYTESLSKIGKAVYTSGGGGVFPAGIPVGQITEEGPRNGSFKTAFLKPFVRFEMLESVTILLKLPEKWMETWPEGQNITIENPYFGELNYPGEEKLSKDSKTPPSNGNQPQTNVPKNPSAAPSEDDLQ; this is translated from the coding sequence ATGTTATGGTTTCAGCTTAGCCGAAGTAAAGAGACAGTCTCACTCCTCTTTTGTATCCTGTTCTCCATTCTTTCTTTAACATTCAGAAGCAACGTCATTGTGCGAGGAATCGCCAGCTTTCAAAGAGTGGGCGATATCGTTTCCGGATCCATCGATTCCTTCGGTGGATTTTTTAAAGGCGCTTATAATAAGCTGGAATCGTTTGAAGCGGTTCGCAAGGAAAGGGATTCTTGCGTTGCAGTTATGGAAGATTATAAACTTCTTCCTCAGGATTTGGAAAAAGCAAATCGGGAGAATGATTCTCTCCGCAAAGAACTTCGATTTCACAGCAGACAAAAGTATGCGAGTTTGAAAGCGGAAGTTTTATCCGTTCGTCTGAATTCCATTTATAGAACCATCATCATAGACAAGGGTTCCGATGCGGGGCTCAAACCGTATATGCCTGTGACCGCGAGAGCCGTGGATCAAAAAGGTGAAATCATAGAAGCGCTTGTGGGAAAGGTGATCGCAGTCACCGGTGGTTCCGCGGTCGTTCAACCCTTGATCAATTCTAATTTTAATATGGGCGTTGCGATGCCTGATACGAATCTTTGGGCCAATCTTTCCGGAAACTCCGGAAGAGGAACCGAAGCCCTTCTGAATTATATCGATAGTGGAATTATCATCGATCCTCGAGTTTTCGGAGAATATCCGATGGGACCGAGCGAAATGATTCAATACACCGAGTCTTTGAGTAAGATCGGGAAAGCGGTTTATACTTCCGGAGGCGGCGGTGTGTTTCCTGCTGGAATTCCCGTCGGTCAGATCACGGAAGAGGGGCCTAGAAACGGAAGTTTCAAAACCGCATTCTTAAAGCCGTTTGTTCGTTTTGAAATGTTGGAAAGTGTCACCATTCTTCTCAAACTTCCGGAAAAATGGATGGAGACCTGGCCGGAAGGACAAAACATCACGATCGAAAATCCGTATTTTGGGGAACTCAATTATCCCGGAGAGGAAAAACTTTCCAAGGATTCGAAAACTCCTCCGTCTAACGGCAATCAGCCGCAGACAAATGTTCCTAAAAATCCGTCCGCTGCACCGAGCGAGGATGACCTGCAATGA
- the mreD gene encoding rod shape-determining protein MreD: MILEKLVIAVGILIAHFLNGSNLFEIGSAIKPDFMILLVLFFALRRGALYGLWIGFFGGLLTDSGLGGEITTTGNLVAYKIGLHSLTFCLIGYLVGKFARSAYHENYLSITIYSLLITFVTRVATYYLFTLFFHENMSYSLFFTSIFNALIAPAFFYALTWIYQLDHMGDA, from the coding sequence ATGATCTTAGAAAAACTCGTAATCGCTGTCGGAATTCTGATCGCGCACTTTTTGAACGGATCCAACTTGTTTGAGATCGGATCCGCGATCAAACCGGACTTTATGATTCTTCTGGTATTGTTCTTTGCTTTGAGAAGAGGTGCCCTTTACGGTCTTTGGATCGGGTTTTTCGGAGGTCTTTTGACGGACAGCGGTCTTGGCGGTGAAATCACTACGACGGGTAATTTGGTTGCCTACAAGATCGGGCTCCACTCTCTTACGTTTTGTCTGATCGGATATCTGGTCGGAAAGTTTGCTCGTTCGGCTTATCACGAAAATTATCTTTCGATTACAATTTATTCCCTATTGATCACTTTTGTCACGAGGGTCGCGACGTATTATCTGTTTACTCTGTTTTTTCATGAGAATATGAGTTATTCCTTATTCTTTACTTCGATCTTTAACGCGCTGATCGCACCCGCCTTCTTTTACGCGCTTACCTGGATCTATCAACTGGATCATATGGGGGACGCGTAG
- the mrdA gene encoding penicillin-binding protein 2 has translation MLGGAQSATEYRLERNFRVRLYIFSGLVVFTLAAFIFQLFNLQIFNGTDNALKAEKFVRKSEIMPAARGQMFDRNFLTPETSMALVSNYSSLDAILNTSLFKYDPASVKAFIHEFARTLSIPISYYEDELIEPRFSRNLKSKKPIVLLEGITTAQQERISVFDNISKYIILLPSPRRIYKMGPALAHVTGYIGKPTRDDLVAGEIKSYQYLGKNGLELEYDSELRGADGFRIQKRSSEGNIEEERVVEHSSPGNNLILTIDKDIQIAAHKALKGSRGTAIAVKVATGEILAMASNPSYDPNILSGKNKVDRTSHFKRVKDNGGFLNLAIQSKFPPASTYKTLVALAALESQHKIGYTPETSYSCNGSFVLKSTFVGVPDQVFNCWEKSGHGTNDLAHALQKSCSVYFYNLGYKLGSDAILNYSRLFGLENKSKVDLPGEITGFVPSSAWKKRTYGTKWFDGDTINLSIGQGFISSTPMGMALFYMGLLNRGQIYQPYVVSEIRDPVDNSIINRTTPQILRDIPINQSSVEAIKEGLKLVVKSGTAAYVLNKPFLPDIAGKTGTAQTRRRGASGSNHAWFVGYAPANAPASEQVLIVVFVEYGVGGAAGAAPVAREMFHAAFPPGTFKKSQDVAPSPSPTTGQEEALEAR, from the coding sequence TTGTTAGGCGGAGCTCAGTCCGCAACGGAATACCGTCTTGAGAGAAACTTCCGGGTTCGGTTGTATATCTTCTCCGGGCTCGTGGTCTTTACCTTAGCGGCGTTTATCTTTCAGTTATTCAATCTTCAGATTTTCAACGGAACCGATAACGCGCTCAAGGCGGAGAAGTTTGTGAGAAAGAGCGAAATCATGCCCGCAGCGCGAGGACAGATGTTCGATCGGAATTTTCTCACGCCCGAAACTTCCATGGCTCTCGTATCCAATTATTCCTCTTTGGATGCGATCCTGAACACTTCCTTATTCAAATACGATCCCGCGAGCGTGAAGGCGTTTATTCATGAGTTTGCGAGAACGCTTTCGATTCCGATTTCGTATTACGAAGACGAACTGATCGAACCTCGATTTTCCAGAAACCTGAAGTCTAAAAAACCGATCGTTCTTTTGGAAGGAATCACAACCGCTCAACAGGAAAGAATATCAGTATTTGATAATATTTCAAAGTATATCATTCTTTTACCTTCTCCAAGAAGGATTTACAAGATGGGGCCCGCGCTTGCACACGTGACCGGTTATATCGGAAAGCCGACTCGGGACGATCTCGTCGCGGGAGAAATCAAATCCTATCAATATCTCGGCAAAAACGGTTTGGAATTGGAATACGATTCGGAACTCAGAGGTGCCGACGGATTTAGAATCCAGAAACGAAGCTCCGAGGGAAACATAGAGGAAGAAAGGGTTGTGGAACATTCTTCCCCCGGAAATAATTTGATTCTTACCATCGATAAGGATATTCAAATCGCGGCGCACAAAGCTCTGAAGGGAAGTCGTGGCACCGCAATCGCGGTCAAGGTCGCAACCGGAGAAATTCTCGCGATGGCTTCCAACCCGAGTTACGACCCTAATATCCTTTCGGGAAAGAATAAGGTGGATCGAACCAGTCATTTTAAACGAGTCAAGGACAACGGTGGATTTTTAAATCTTGCGATTCAGTCCAAATTCCCCCCCGCTTCTACTTACAAAACGTTAGTCGCTCTTGCTGCACTCGAAAGTCAGCACAAAATCGGTTATACTCCGGAGACATCGTATTCGTGTAACGGAAGTTTTGTTTTGAAATCCACGTTTGTAGGAGTTCCGGATCAGGTTTTTAATTGTTGGGAAAAAAGCGGACATGGAACCAACGACCTCGCGCATGCTCTGCAAAAATCCTGTTCGGTTTATTTTTACAACCTGGGATACAAACTCGGATCGGATGCGATCTTAAACTATTCCCGGCTTTTTGGATTGGAAAATAAATCCAAGGTGGATCTTCCCGGGGAGATTACGGGTTTTGTTCCTTCCTCCGCGTGGAAAAAAAGAACTTATGGAACTAAGTGGTTCGACGGGGATACGATCAACTTATCGATCGGTCAGGGATTTATTTCCTCCACTCCGATGGGAATGGCGTTATTTTATATGGGGCTGCTCAATCGAGGACAGATCTATCAGCCGTATGTCGTGAGCGAGATTCGGGATCCTGTCGACAATTCGATTATCAATCGAACCACTCCTCAGATATTAAGAGACATTCCGATCAATCAATCTTCGGTAGAGGCGATCAAAGAAGGGCTCAAACTCGTGGTTAAAAGCGGAACCGCGGCTTATGTGTTGAACAAACCGTTCTTACCCGATATCGCAGGAAAAACGGGAACGGCTCAGACAAGAAGAAGAGGAGCCTCCGGTTCCAACCACGCATGGTTTGTGGGCTACGCTCCCGCGAACGCACCTGCCAGCGAACAGGTGTTAATCGTTGTTTTCGTAGAATACGGAGTCGGCGGGGCAGCGGGTGCCGCTCCGGTAGCGAGAGAAATGTTTCACGCGGCGTTTCCGCCGGGAACGTTTAAAAAGTCGCAGGATGTAGCTCCGTCGCCATCGCCAACGACCGGACAGGAGGAAGCTCTTGAAGCCAGATAA
- the rodA gene encoding rod shape-determining protein RodA, producing MKPDKSIEKIDYFLVISVVIVVLCSVLTLYSQEINFEDSPGKWYRQLTYFIIGLTIMYFVSRINYQLLGAYAIVIYVFTIFLLLITLIPGIGHLPSGRGARSWLKLGPVGIQASEFAKLSTVILLGQFMVLKERDMKNIAVLAIPFVIVIVPMFFILLQPDFGTAVSFLPILFTMLFLGGADILHIGSLLTFGGITLMIPMFVEYSRLTLINDILDFLQKSGKTDLLSVVNRLGGKIWLALDGKDLKAANLTPKTLNALREVVDQVIEVQGGFFFKIFSNQKLLITFGVVLLLASLVMVGIRIARGSRTLRQYYIPLGILGISFITAVVVMKTVPFRENQVVRLTAFLNPEEFKQGAGYQLRASKPAVGSGRFFGKGLMNAEMTEGRIPHVPESSTDFIFASWAEQTGFLGSVFLLFFLFSIPLRGLQISYESKDRFGSLLASGIVALLFYHMAINIGIVIGLMPVTGIPLSFMSYGGSHLIMSMTAVGIILSIKSRKHAN from the coding sequence TTGAAGCCAGATAAGTCGATAGAAAAGATAGATTATTTTTTGGTGATCTCCGTTGTCATCGTGGTTCTTTGTAGCGTTCTTACTCTTTACAGTCAGGAAATCAATTTCGAAGACAGCCCCGGGAAGTGGTATCGACAGTTAACGTATTTTATCATCGGTCTTACGATCATGTATTTTGTTTCCAGGATCAACTATCAATTGTTAGGTGCCTATGCGATAGTCATCTATGTGTTCACGATCTTTTTGTTGTTGATCACGTTGATACCGGGAATCGGACATTTGCCATCAGGAAGAGGAGCTCGTTCTTGGCTGAAACTCGGACCCGTGGGAATCCAGGCTTCCGAGTTTGCAAAACTATCCACAGTGATTCTACTCGGACAGTTTATGGTCCTGAAAGAAAGGGATATGAAGAATATCGCGGTGCTCGCGATTCCATTCGTGATCGTGATCGTTCCGATGTTTTTTATTCTTCTGCAGCCCGACTTTGGAACCGCGGTGTCGTTTTTACCGATTTTATTTACGATGCTTTTTCTCGGAGGAGCGGATATTCTTCATATCGGATCTCTTTTGACGTTCGGTGGAATCACGTTGATGATTCCTATGTTTGTGGAATATTCAAGACTGACCTTGATCAACGACATTCTGGATTTTTTGCAAAAATCGGGTAAGACCGATCTTTTGTCCGTAGTCAACAGACTGGGAGGAAAGATTTGGCTCGCTCTCGACGGAAAGGATTTAAAGGCCGCAAACCTGACTCCGAAAACGTTAAACGCCCTCAGAGAAGTAGTCGATCAAGTCATCGAAGTGCAGGGCGGATTTTTCTTTAAGATCTTTTCCAATCAAAAACTGTTGATTACGTTCGGAGTCGTATTGTTGCTCGCGAGTTTGGTGATGGTGGGGATTCGAATTGCAAGAGGAAGTAGAACATTAAGACAATATTATATTCCACTCGGAATTTTGGGAATCAGCTTTATCACTGCGGTCGTGGTAATGAAAACGGTTCCGTTCCGTGAAAACCAAGTCGTTCGTCTTACTGCATTCTTAAATCCCGAGGAATTTAAACAGGGAGCAGGGTATCAATTGCGCGCTTCTAAACCCGCAGTGGGCTCGGGAAGATTTTTTGGAAAAGGTTTGATGAACGCGGAGATGACCGAGGGAAGGATTCCGCACGTTCCCGAATCCAGTACCGACTTTATCTTTGCATCCTGGGCGGAACAAACGGGCTTTTTAGGATCGGTATTTTTGTTATTCTTTTTATTTTCGATTCCGTTACGCGGACTTCAGATCAGTTATGAAAGTAAGGATCGGTTCGGGTCGCTTCTTGCTTCGGGAATCGTGGCATTACTTTTTTATCATATGGCGATCAACATCGGGATCGTGATCGGGCTCATGCCCGTGACAGGAATTCCGCTTTCGTTTATGAGTTATGGCGGCTCTCACTTGATCATGTCCATGACTGCGGTGGGGATCATTCTTTCGATCAAGAGCCGGAAACACGCGAATTAA
- a CDS encoding IS481 family transposase, translating to MTTAQKIIKNKVGLLKLAETLGNVSKACNVMGYSRDSFYRFQELYEKGGELALQDLSRRKPNPKNRIEPEKEEAVKKMAIDFPAYGQQRASNELKKQGIIVAPATVRSVWVRHDLETFQKRLKALEAFMAQGDSPVLTESQVQALERRKLEKQVEGEIETEHPGYLGCQDTYYVGTIKGVGRIYQQTFIDSYSKVAMAKLYDRKNALVAADMLNDKVIPWFEEEGLRLLRILTDRGTEYCGNREHHEFQLFLALEDIDHSKTKARHPQSNGICERFHRTIQDEFYAIAFRKKVYSSIEDLQKDLDHWIDSYNNERTHQGKYCFGKTPIQTFLDTKELAKNKYLDNLQFS from the coding sequence ATTCACGGGATAGTTTCTATCGTTTTCAAGAGTTATATGAGAAAGGAGGCGAACTCGCTCTCCAGGATCTGAGTAGACGTAAACCGAATCCTAAAAATCGTATCGAACCTGAAAAAGAAGAAGCGGTAAAAAAAATGGCGATCGACTTTCCTGCTTACGGTCAACAGAGAGCATCGAATGAATTGAAAAAACAAGGAATCATAGTAGCACCTGCGACCGTTCGTAGTGTATGGGTTCGTCACGATCTGGAGACCTTTCAAAAAAGACTGAAGGCTTTAGAGGCGTTCATGGCTCAAGGAGATTCTCCCGTATTAACCGAATCCCAAGTGCAGGCATTGGAAAGAAGAAAATTAGAAAAGCAAGTTGAAGGTGAGATAGAAACAGAACACCCAGGATACTTAGGATGTCAAGATACGTATTACGTGGGCACAATCAAAGGCGTAGGAAGGATTTACCAACAGACCTTTATCGATTCCTATTCTAAAGTGGCGATGGCAAAACTTTACGATAGAAAAAATGCTTTAGTAGCAGCCGATATGTTAAACGACAAAGTGATTCCTTGGTTCGAAGAAGAAGGCCTTCGCTTGTTGAGAATTTTAACGGATAGAGGGACCGAGTATTGCGGAAATAGAGAACACCATGAATTTCAGTTGTTCCTTGCTTTGGAAGATATAGACCATTCAAAAACAAAAGCAAGGCATCCTCAATCTAATGGAATTTGTGAAAGATTTCACCGAACCATTCAAGACGAATTTTATGCCATTGCTTTCAGGAAAAAGGTATACAGCTCGATTGAAGATTTGCAAAAAGATTTGGATCACTGGATCGATTCTTATAATAACGAACGAACCCATCAAGGCAAGTATTGTTTTGGTAAAACTCCGATACAGACTTTTCTTGACACGAAGGAATTAGCTAAGAATAAGTATCTCGACAACTTACAATTTTCGTAA